The Hydra vulgaris chromosome 11, alternate assembly HydraT2T_AEP genome contains a region encoding:
- the LOC100212257 gene encoding uncharacterized protein LOC100212257 isoform X5: protein MMDYILYSFLIFGFCDVLIGFPEEGLSVSMVSSKQYDYNKWQTLTGWKVSSQLAGQYIRVLAFDNTKAVVTIQTSGIYYVSFHLILEDIQDSLTAAISINNKYDNFPIVSALRVNDINTVGAAGFLKLTASDTVCLLAYSTKSYIVSKNTALIIRYHGDPLSASGFLFSLPEYLLNSQTTTMSLGPWVEEIYGHFYSTLSFRPGQYEFTIPLSGSYMITLNLILTILQFDYDIKLDVYASDTLIFSMGIEEIPFSTATVNLNEIVHLNVGDVLSIELTTNGARINLRDLSSWSVLLMNQQDNVNNGFHTSLEKNLLILDTTNYQAIGNWITQNNTLYFSQFLSSTIENGKSFNTKSVGMFYVTTDLSFSLFLNISLFGSFSIAFFQEPNVIFSEKRVIPKSQGKLTNAIYGQNYRISLAGVYKLSKVTPISIAIKGENITKFVINKESTFAVIETSSSYPGFHASLDSSMHMANLDRNKLKDWTTLCGSGFEGLYDFTNGLSSWKDKYTVSEDGLYIAVSNVVVGDVDEGFIYGFIKQLNTDPYIIAKTFTPSSKTAVTFGGFFLLKRTETVFVELQTDTDEDWNVLSSGFSVAYLGLSPIYFLSELNDNFFVNSKNVIVDSWKDTSYNLLTNGAFVAPYDGVYFTLANIILDVKNGFSENKVYISLNSQEIKGVFSKKRTTTAIVVTLFLSGSFYASKNSVIALAIQTDIIGTKISVGSTWGVVLVSTSNQVSGALGVLNSDTYFDQQNEWQNAGNWMYKDSQYNNGQYLRSNTLSFDNPTYIEVLEAGIYLISANVEVFYAISNPQLYKISINLNDDLNKETGLSLWQTSVWPKQTLNLCGALYLKENDKVYVRVLFTSFPNTIVLSGSGLSIELLSSRKIYSTFFAMLKDDYKVGLVKGNLSNWYFPTLLASTSFDLNTGVLIIPQSGFYMLSFTLLVEKAPGTLVNGITVALLINSAPKEIFSYVFEETKMHFHFSNISVFNYQDQISLCVINIFDPSVNMFNISKEIISVKISKTASSFSLSYLPEMKASRSWAMNIFTPEVVQVLNKDITLQSWSDPENQLSTSASGDYFVKTSGIYLLKSKFNLLNLNGSIEVSFVDKNNAKICASFFNGGVNCSVEMNCFTELLLNDAVSIVLKSFDAPVTVDIGSLRIANLITTNNFGFGKTLLNEIYLELLPDNWYSIGPWTFNKTGYYGLFNKKFQSFENQSIVLLQGTYQVVVNLIVDLRKSCFLGNHSIQLMSGLFLDNELLISMFQQTFFTAQQNVMTINLVGNLIMKKWTQMEIKIKLSSNANVTLLQTSSWGVALIENSPFSNTSDKGPIMLTKFSPANYSTWVVGISKEWKCEASGDGNLAYIWYKNNEIIDIQHENIGYLRIAGNINDSGSYSCVVQLDNINVSSNSLCINIYDIDECILKMSNCSTNATCFNTPGSFFCQCNSGFSGDGQLCNDINECLLNTSCALNAICENVPGSWNCNCQTGWNGTNPKNNCTDINECEINPNICQKVRSICINTPGSYNCICMEGWQNEGVNCIDKNECLEGNFQCDKNAFCSNTNGSYNCICNKGFEGNGKYCENINECLPKYDFLRNIDNKCVNNSMCADTIGSYTCICQNGFEGNGTVSCNDINECDNPTFCNANADCINTMGSAQCKCRTGWTGVGKQCTDIDECLESNNCQNGNCSNTIGSYTCVCFTGYQLNGVTCQNNNGGSTAAQTSCGDPKSYACMCADTKKRDNNILCNGLFLALIILSVIAIIVVLFVVKYMKSRKLKKIGPVKVQRDKYIEMENESEL from the exons GATTTCCAGAAGAAGGTTTAAGTGTTTCAATGGTAAGTTCAAAACAATATGATTATAACAAATGGCAGACACTAACAGGCTGGAAAGTCTCATCTCAACTCGCTGGACAGTATATAAGAg ttttggcCTTTGACAACACAAAAGCGGTTGTAACCATTCAAACATCTGGTATCTATTATGTTTCTTTTCATTTAATACTTGAAGACATTCAAGATTCTTTAACAGCTGCAAtatcaattaataataaatatgataattttCCTATTGTAAGTGCTCTTAGAGTAAATGATATTAACACTGTTGGTGCTgcaggttttttaaaattgaccgCAAGTGATACAGTATGTTTGCTTGCATATTCGACAAAGTCGTATATTGTTAGCAAAAATACAGCATTAATTATTCGCTATCATGGTGATCCTTTGTCAGCCTCTGGGTTTTTGTTTAGTCTGCcagaatatttgttaaatagccAAACAACTACAATGTCATTAGGCCCTTGGGTAGAAGAAATATATGGACACTTTTATAGTACTTTGAGCTTTCGACCCGGGCAATATGAGTTTACAATACCTTTAAGTGGTTCATACATGATTACATTAAACCTTATTTTGACAATTCTTCAGTTTGACTATGATATAAAATTAGATGTTTATGCAAGTGACACTTTGATATTTAGTATGGGCATTGAGGAAATTCCCTTTTCAACAGCAACAGTAAACTTAAATGAAATTGTACACTTGAATGTAGGAGATGTTCTTAGTATTGAACTTACGACTAATGGTGCCAGAATCAACTTGCGTGATTTAAGTAGTTGGTCTGTTTTGCTAATGAATCAACAGGATAATGTAAATAATGGTTTTCATACCAGTcttgaaaaaaacttgttaattttAGATACAACAAACTATCAGGCTATTGGTAACTGGATTACTCAGAACAACACTTTATACTTTTCTCAGTTTTTATCATCAACAattgaaaatggaaaaagttttaatacaaaaagtgTGGGGATGTTTTATGTAACAACAGACCTTAGTTTTTCacttttcttaaatatttcaCTATTTGGGTCATTTTCTATAGCTTTTTTTCAAGAAcctaatgtaattttttcagaGAAACGAGTAATACCAAAATCACAAGGAAAATTAACAAATGCTATATATGGACAAAACTATCGAATTAGTTTAGCTGGTGTATATAAACTTTCCAAGGTGACCCCTATATCTATAGCTATTAAAGGAGAAAACATAACTAAATTTGTTATCAATAAAGAGTCTACTTTTGCTGTTATAGAAACCAGCTCTTCATACCCTGGATTTCATGCATCATTAGATAGTTCAATGCACATGGCGAATCTTGATAGAAATAAACTTAAAGACTGGACAACCTTGTGTGGAAGTGGCTTTGAAGGGTTATATGATTTTACAAATGGCTTAAGTAGTTGGAAAGATAAGTATACAGTTAGTGAAGATGGTTTGTATATAGCAGTTTCAAATGTTGTTGTAGGTGATGTTGATGAGGGTTTCATTTATGGATTTATTAAACAGCTTAATACTGACCCTTAtattatagcaaaaacatttactCCATCATCAAAAACAGCTGTTACCTTTGGtggtttttttttgcttaaacgAACAGAGACAGTATTTGTTGAGCTCCAAACAGATACTGATGAAGATTGGAATGTTTTAAGCTCAGGCTTTTCTGTTGCTTACTTGGGATTAAgtccaatatattttttaagtgagttaaatgataatttttttgttaactcaaAGAATGTTATAGTTGATAGCTGGAAGGACACATCATATAATTTACTTACAAATGGTGCATTTGTTGCACCCTATGATGGTGTATATTTTACATTAGCAAATATTATTCTTGATGTCAAAAATGGTTTCtcagaaaataaagtttatataagcTTAAATAGTCAGGAAATTAAAGgagtatttagtaaaaaaagaacaacaacagCAATTGTTGTAACATTGTTTTTGTCAGGTTCATTTTATGCATCAAAAAATAGTGTTATTGCTTTAGCAATTCAAACAGACATTATTGGAACTAAAATATCAGTGGGAAGTACATGGGGTGTTGTTCTTGTATCTACTTCAAATCAAGTTTCCGGTGCATTAGGAGTGTTGAATTCAGATACATATTTTGATCAACAAAATGAATGGCAAAATGCGGGAAACTGGATGTATAAAGACAGCCAATATAATAATGGGCAATATCTTCGATCTAATACTCTTTCATTTGATAATCCAACTTATATTGAAGTACTTGAAGCCGGTATTTACTTGATCTCTGCAAATGTTGAAGTATTTTATGCAATTTCAAACCCACAACTATACAAGATttcgataaatttaaatgatgatTTGAATAAAGAAACTGGTCTTAGTTTATGGCAAACATCAGTTTGGCCGAAACAAACATTAAATTTGTGTGGGgcactttatttaaaagaaaatgacaAAGTATATGTGCGTGTCTTATTTACATCTTTCCCTAATACAATAGTTTTAAGTGGTAGTGGATTATCCATTGAGCTTTTATcaagtagaaaaatatattccactttttttgcaatgttaaag gatgATTATAAAGTTGGTTTAGTTAAAGGTAATTTATCAAATTGGTATTTTCCTACATTGCTAGCTAGTACAAGTTTTGATTTGAACACTGGTGTTTTAATCATACCTCAATCAGGATTTTATATGTTATCATTTACACTTCTTGTCGAGAAAGCTCCAGGAACACTTGTTAATGGGATAACAGTGGctcttttaattaattctgCTCCTAAAGAAATCTTTTCTTATGTATTTGA gGAAACAAAGATGCATTTTCATTTCAGCaatatatctgtttttaattaTCAAGATCAAATTTCATTGtgtgttataaatatattcgaTCCAAGCGTTAATATGTTCAACATTTCAAAGGAAATAATTAgtgtaaaaataagtaaaacagcTTCATCATTTTCTTTGTCATACTTACCTGAAATGAAGGCATCACGAAGTTGGGCTATGAATATTTTTACTCCTGAAGTTGTTCAAGTTTTGAATAAAGATATAACACTTCAAAGTTGGTCTGATCCTGAGAATCAACTGAGTACTTCTGCTTCAGgagattattttgttaaaacttctggaatatatttacttaaaagcaaatttaatctTTTGAACTTAAATGGATCAATTGAAGTAAGTTTTGTcgataaaaataatgcaaagaTCTGTGCTAGCTTTTTTAATGGTGGTGTAAATTGCAGTGTCGAAATGAATTGCTTCACTGAATTACTACTGAATGATGCTGTCTCTATTGTTTTGAAATCGTTTGATGCTCCTGTAACAGTTGACATAGGATCATTGCGAATTGCTAATTTAATCACAACAAATAACTTTGGTTTTggaaaaactcttttaaatgaaatatatttggAACTACTACCTGATAATTGGTATTCTATTGGGCCATGGACATTTAATAAAACAGGTTATTAtggattgtttaataaaaaattccaaTCATTTGAAAATCAGTCTATAGTTCTATTGCAAGGAACTTATCAGGTTGTTGTAAATCTTATTGTTGATCTTCGAAAAAGCTGTTTCCTTGGTAACca TTCGATTCAGTTGATGTCTGGATTGTTTCTTGACAATGAATTACTAATATCAATGTttcagcaaactttttttactgCTCAGCAAAATGTGATGACCATAAATTTAGTTGGAAAtcttataatgaaaaaatggaCACAAATGgagatcaaaattaaattatcttCCAATGCCAATGTTACTTTACTTCAAACAAGCTCATGGGGTGTTGCATTAATag aaAATTCTCCCTTTTCAAACACTTCGGACAAAGGACCTATTATGCTAACTAAATTTTCACCAGCCAATTACTCAACTTGGGTTGTTGGTATAAGTAAAGAATGGAAGTGTGAAGCATCTGGTGACGGCAACTTGGCATACATatggtataaaaataatgag ATTATTGATATACAACATGAAAATATTGGATATTTAAGAATTGCTGGAAACATCAATGATAGTGGTAGCTATAGCTGTGTGGTTCAGTTAGATAACATTAATGTTTCTTCCAATTCTCTTTGCATTAATATATATG atattgatGAATGCATTTTAAAGATGAGTAACTGTTCAACAAATGCGACTTGTTTTAATACTCCtggaagttttttttgtcaatgcAACTCTGGATTTTCTGGTGATGGTCAGTTGTGTAATG ataTTAATGAATGTTTGCTAAATACCTCATGTGCACTAAATGCAATTTGTGAAAATGTTCCTGGATCATGGAATTGTAATTGTCAAACTGGATGGAATGGTACTAatccaaaaaataattgtacTG atataaacgAATGTGAAATAAATCCAAATATTTGTCAAAAAGTAAGATCCATATGCATAAATACTCCAGGATCTTATAACTGTATTTGCATGGAAGGGTGGCAGAATGAAGGAGTTAATTgcatag ataaaaatgaatGCTTGGAAGGAAATTTTCAATGTGACAAAAATGCATTCTGTTCAAATACGAATGGCAGCTATAATTGTATTTGCAATAAAGGTTTTGAAGGAAATGGAAAATACTGTGAaa ACATTAATGAATGTTTACCAAAGTATGATTTCCTGCGTAATATTGACAATAAATGTGTAAACAACTCTATGTGTGCAGACACAATAGGTAGTTATACATGCATTTGTCAAAATGGATTTGAAGGGAATGGTACTGTCAGTTGCAATG acATTAATGAATGTGATAACCCAACTTTTTGTAATGCTAATGCTGATTGTATAAACACAATGGGAAGTGCTCAATGTAAATGTCGAACTGGTTGGACAGGTGTTGGAAAACAGTGTACtg acatagATGAGTGCCTTGAATCTAATAATTGCCAGAATGGTAATTGTTCAAATACAATTGGATCATATACTTGTGTATGCTTTACTGGATATCAGTTGAATGGTGTAACATGTCAAA ataataatggTGGCTCAACTGCAGCGCAGACTTCTTGCGGTGATCCAAAAAGTTACGCCTGTATGTGTGCTGACACTAAAAAACGGGATAACAATATCCTTTGCAATGGTTTGTTTTTAGCGCTCATCATTCTTTCTGTGATTGCAATAATTGTCGTGCTATTTGTCGTTAAGTATATGAAATCAagaaaattgaagaaaattgGCCCAGTGAAAGTGCAAAGAGATAAGTACATAGAAATGGAAAATGAGTCTGAGCTATAg
- the LOC100212257 gene encoding uncharacterized protein LOC100212257 isoform X4 has translation MIKSQASKQSQVVTISSRLGRFPEEGLSVSMVSSKQYDYNKWQTLTGWKVSSQLAGQYIRVLAFDNTKAVVTIQTSGIYYVSFHLILEDIQDSLTAAISINNKYDNFPIVSALRVNDINTVGAAGFLKLTASDTVCLLAYSTKSYIVSKNTALIIRYHGDPLSASGFLFSLPEYLLNSQTTTMSLGPWVEEIYGHFYSTLSFRPGQYEFTIPLSGSYMITLNLILTILQFDYDIKLDVYASDTLIFSMGIEEIPFSTATVNLNEIVHLNVGDVLSIELTTNGARINLRDLSSWSVLLMNQQDNVNNGFHTSLEKNLLILDTTNYQAIGNWITQNNTLYFSQFLSSTIENGKSFNTKSVGMFYVTTDLSFSLFLNISLFGSFSIAFFQEPNVIFSEKRVIPKSQGKLTNAIYGQNYRISLAGVYKLSKVTPISIAIKGENITKFVINKESTFAVIETSSSYPGFHASLDSSMHMANLDRNKLKDWTTLCGSGFEGLYDFTNGLSSWKDKYTVSEDGLYIAVSNVVVGDVDEGFIYGFIKQLNTDPYIIAKTFTPSSKTAVTFGGFFLLKRTETVFVELQTDTDEDWNVLSSGFSVAYLGLSPIYFLSELNDNFFVNSKNVIVDSWKDTSYNLLTNGAFVAPYDGVYFTLANIILDVKNGFSENKVYISLNSQEIKGVFSKKRTTTAIVVTLFLSGSFYASKNSVIALAIQTDIIGTKISVGSTWGVVLVSTSNQVSGALGVLNSDTYFDQQNEWQNAGNWMYKDSQYNNGQYLRSNTLSFDNPTYIEVLEAGIYLISANVEVFYAISNPQLYKISINLNDDLNKETGLSLWQTSVWPKQTLNLCGALYLKENDKVYVRVLFTSFPNTIVLSGSGLSIELLSSRKIYSTFFAMLKDDYKVGLVKGNLSNWYFPTLLASTSFDLNTGVLIIPQSGFYMLSFTLLVEKAPGTLVNGITVALLINSAPKEIFSYVFEETKMHFHFSNISVFNYQDQISLCVINIFDPSVNMFNISKEIISVKISKTASSFSLSYLPEMKASRSWAMNIFTPEVVQVLNKDITLQSWSDPENQLSTSASGDYFVKTSGIYLLKSKFNLLNLNGSIEVSFVDKNNAKICASFFNGGVNCSVEMNCFTELLLNDAVSIVLKSFDAPVTVDIGSLRIANLITTNNFGFGKTLLNEIYLELLPDNWYSIGPWTFNKTGYYGLFNKKFQSFENQSIVLLQGTYQVVVNLIVDLRKSCFLGNHSIQLMSGLFLDNELLISMFQQTFFTAQQNVMTINLVGNLIMKKWTQMEIKIKLSSNANVTLLQTSSWGVALIENSPFSNTSDKGPIMLTKFSPANYSTWVVGISKEWKCEASGDGNLAYIWYKNNEIIDIQHENIGYLRIAGNINDSGSYSCVVQLDNINVSSNSLCINIYDIDECILKMSNCSTNATCFNTPGSFFCQCNSGFSGDGQLCNDINECLLNTSCALNAICENVPGSWNCNCQTGWNGTNPKNNCTDINECEINPNICQKVRSICINTPGSYNCICMEGWQNEGVNCIDKNECLEGNFQCDKNAFCSNTNGSYNCICNKGFEGNGKYCENINECLPKYDFLRNIDNKCVNNSMCADTIGSYTCICQNGFEGNGTVSCNDINECDNPTFCNANADCINTMGSAQCKCRTGWTGVGKQCTDIDECLESNNCQNGNCSNTIGSYTCVCFTGYQLNGVTCQNNNGGSTAAQTSCGDPKSYACMCADTKKRDNNILCNGLFLALIILSVIAIIVVLFVVKYMKSRKLKKIGPVKVQRDKYIEMENESEL, from the exons GATTTCCAGAAGAAGGTTTAAGTGTTTCAATGGTAAGTTCAAAACAATATGATTATAACAAATGGCAGACACTAACAGGCTGGAAAGTCTCATCTCAACTCGCTGGACAGTATATAAGAg ttttggcCTTTGACAACACAAAAGCGGTTGTAACCATTCAAACATCTGGTATCTATTATGTTTCTTTTCATTTAATACTTGAAGACATTCAAGATTCTTTAACAGCTGCAAtatcaattaataataaatatgataattttCCTATTGTAAGTGCTCTTAGAGTAAATGATATTAACACTGTTGGTGCTgcaggttttttaaaattgaccgCAAGTGATACAGTATGTTTGCTTGCATATTCGACAAAGTCGTATATTGTTAGCAAAAATACAGCATTAATTATTCGCTATCATGGTGATCCTTTGTCAGCCTCTGGGTTTTTGTTTAGTCTGCcagaatatttgttaaatagccAAACAACTACAATGTCATTAGGCCCTTGGGTAGAAGAAATATATGGACACTTTTATAGTACTTTGAGCTTTCGACCCGGGCAATATGAGTTTACAATACCTTTAAGTGGTTCATACATGATTACATTAAACCTTATTTTGACAATTCTTCAGTTTGACTATGATATAAAATTAGATGTTTATGCAAGTGACACTTTGATATTTAGTATGGGCATTGAGGAAATTCCCTTTTCAACAGCAACAGTAAACTTAAATGAAATTGTACACTTGAATGTAGGAGATGTTCTTAGTATTGAACTTACGACTAATGGTGCCAGAATCAACTTGCGTGATTTAAGTAGTTGGTCTGTTTTGCTAATGAATCAACAGGATAATGTAAATAATGGTTTTCATACCAGTcttgaaaaaaacttgttaattttAGATACAACAAACTATCAGGCTATTGGTAACTGGATTACTCAGAACAACACTTTATACTTTTCTCAGTTTTTATCATCAACAattgaaaatggaaaaagttttaatacaaaaagtgTGGGGATGTTTTATGTAACAACAGACCTTAGTTTTTCacttttcttaaatatttcaCTATTTGGGTCATTTTCTATAGCTTTTTTTCAAGAAcctaatgtaattttttcagaGAAACGAGTAATACCAAAATCACAAGGAAAATTAACAAATGCTATATATGGACAAAACTATCGAATTAGTTTAGCTGGTGTATATAAACTTTCCAAGGTGACCCCTATATCTATAGCTATTAAAGGAGAAAACATAACTAAATTTGTTATCAATAAAGAGTCTACTTTTGCTGTTATAGAAACCAGCTCTTCATACCCTGGATTTCATGCATCATTAGATAGTTCAATGCACATGGCGAATCTTGATAGAAATAAACTTAAAGACTGGACAACCTTGTGTGGAAGTGGCTTTGAAGGGTTATATGATTTTACAAATGGCTTAAGTAGTTGGAAAGATAAGTATACAGTTAGTGAAGATGGTTTGTATATAGCAGTTTCAAATGTTGTTGTAGGTGATGTTGATGAGGGTTTCATTTATGGATTTATTAAACAGCTTAATACTGACCCTTAtattatagcaaaaacatttactCCATCATCAAAAACAGCTGTTACCTTTGGtggtttttttttgcttaaacgAACAGAGACAGTATTTGTTGAGCTCCAAACAGATACTGATGAAGATTGGAATGTTTTAAGCTCAGGCTTTTCTGTTGCTTACTTGGGATTAAgtccaatatattttttaagtgagttaaatgataatttttttgttaactcaaAGAATGTTATAGTTGATAGCTGGAAGGACACATCATATAATTTACTTACAAATGGTGCATTTGTTGCACCCTATGATGGTGTATATTTTACATTAGCAAATATTATTCTTGATGTCAAAAATGGTTTCtcagaaaataaagtttatataagcTTAAATAGTCAGGAAATTAAAGgagtatttagtaaaaaaagaacaacaacagCAATTGTTGTAACATTGTTTTTGTCAGGTTCATTTTATGCATCAAAAAATAGTGTTATTGCTTTAGCAATTCAAACAGACATTATTGGAACTAAAATATCAGTGGGAAGTACATGGGGTGTTGTTCTTGTATCTACTTCAAATCAAGTTTCCGGTGCATTAGGAGTGTTGAATTCAGATACATATTTTGATCAACAAAATGAATGGCAAAATGCGGGAAACTGGATGTATAAAGACAGCCAATATAATAATGGGCAATATCTTCGATCTAATACTCTTTCATTTGATAATCCAACTTATATTGAAGTACTTGAAGCCGGTATTTACTTGATCTCTGCAAATGTTGAAGTATTTTATGCAATTTCAAACCCACAACTATACAAGATttcgataaatttaaatgatgatTTGAATAAAGAAACTGGTCTTAGTTTATGGCAAACATCAGTTTGGCCGAAACAAACATTAAATTTGTGTGGGgcactttatttaaaagaaaatgacaAAGTATATGTGCGTGTCTTATTTACATCTTTCCCTAATACAATAGTTTTAAGTGGTAGTGGATTATCCATTGAGCTTTTATcaagtagaaaaatatattccactttttttgcaatgttaaag gatgATTATAAAGTTGGTTTAGTTAAAGGTAATTTATCAAATTGGTATTTTCCTACATTGCTAGCTAGTACAAGTTTTGATTTGAACACTGGTGTTTTAATCATACCTCAATCAGGATTTTATATGTTATCATTTACACTTCTTGTCGAGAAAGCTCCAGGAACACTTGTTAATGGGATAACAGTGGctcttttaattaattctgCTCCTAAAGAAATCTTTTCTTATGTATTTGA gGAAACAAAGATGCATTTTCATTTCAGCaatatatctgtttttaattaTCAAGATCAAATTTCATTGtgtgttataaatatattcgaTCCAAGCGTTAATATGTTCAACATTTCAAAGGAAATAATTAgtgtaaaaataagtaaaacagcTTCATCATTTTCTTTGTCATACTTACCTGAAATGAAGGCATCACGAAGTTGGGCTATGAATATTTTTACTCCTGAAGTTGTTCAAGTTTTGAATAAAGATATAACACTTCAAAGTTGGTCTGATCCTGAGAATCAACTGAGTACTTCTGCTTCAGgagattattttgttaaaacttctggaatatatttacttaaaagcaaatttaatctTTTGAACTTAAATGGATCAATTGAAGTAAGTTTTGTcgataaaaataatgcaaagaTCTGTGCTAGCTTTTTTAATGGTGGTGTAAATTGCAGTGTCGAAATGAATTGCTTCACTGAATTACTACTGAATGATGCTGTCTCTATTGTTTTGAAATCGTTTGATGCTCCTGTAACAGTTGACATAGGATCATTGCGAATTGCTAATTTAATCACAACAAATAACTTTGGTTTTggaaaaactcttttaaatgaaatatatttggAACTACTACCTGATAATTGGTATTCTATTGGGCCATGGACATTTAATAAAACAGGTTATTAtggattgtttaataaaaaattccaaTCATTTGAAAATCAGTCTATAGTTCTATTGCAAGGAACTTATCAGGTTGTTGTAAATCTTATTGTTGATCTTCGAAAAAGCTGTTTCCTTGGTAACca TTCGATTCAGTTGATGTCTGGATTGTTTCTTGACAATGAATTACTAATATCAATGTttcagcaaactttttttactgCTCAGCAAAATGTGATGACCATAAATTTAGTTGGAAAtcttataatgaaaaaatggaCACAAATGgagatcaaaattaaattatcttCCAATGCCAATGTTACTTTACTTCAAACAAGCTCATGGGGTGTTGCATTAATag aaAATTCTCCCTTTTCAAACACTTCGGACAAAGGACCTATTATGCTAACTAAATTTTCACCAGCCAATTACTCAACTTGGGTTGTTGGTATAAGTAAAGAATGGAAGTGTGAAGCATCTGGTGACGGCAACTTGGCATACATatggtataaaaataatgag ATTATTGATATACAACATGAAAATATTGGATATTTAAGAATTGCTGGAAACATCAATGATAGTGGTAGCTATAGCTGTGTGGTTCAGTTAGATAACATTAATGTTTCTTCCAATTCTCTTTGCATTAATATATATG atattgatGAATGCATTTTAAAGATGAGTAACTGTTCAACAAATGCGACTTGTTTTAATACTCCtggaagttttttttgtcaatgcAACTCTGGATTTTCTGGTGATGGTCAGTTGTGTAATG ataTTAATGAATGTTTGCTAAATACCTCATGTGCACTAAATGCAATTTGTGAAAATGTTCCTGGATCATGGAATTGTAATTGTCAAACTGGATGGAATGGTACTAatccaaaaaataattgtacTG atataaacgAATGTGAAATAAATCCAAATATTTGTCAAAAAGTAAGATCCATATGCATAAATACTCCAGGATCTTATAACTGTATTTGCATGGAAGGGTGGCAGAATGAAGGAGTTAATTgcatag ataaaaatgaatGCTTGGAAGGAAATTTTCAATGTGACAAAAATGCATTCTGTTCAAATACGAATGGCAGCTATAATTGTATTTGCAATAAAGGTTTTGAAGGAAATGGAAAATACTGTGAaa ACATTAATGAATGTTTACCAAAGTATGATTTCCTGCGTAATATTGACAATAAATGTGTAAACAACTCTATGTGTGCAGACACAATAGGTAGTTATACATGCATTTGTCAAAATGGATTTGAAGGGAATGGTACTGTCAGTTGCAATG acATTAATGAATGTGATAACCCAACTTTTTGTAATGCTAATGCTGATTGTATAAACACAATGGGAAGTGCTCAATGTAAATGTCGAACTGGTTGGACAGGTGTTGGAAAACAGTGTACtg acatagATGAGTGCCTTGAATCTAATAATTGCCAGAATGGTAATTGTTCAAATACAATTGGATCATATACTTGTGTATGCTTTACTGGATATCAGTTGAATGGTGTAACATGTCAAA ataataatggTGGCTCAACTGCAGCGCAGACTTCTTGCGGTGATCCAAAAAGTTACGCCTGTATGTGTGCTGACACTAAAAAACGGGATAACAATATCCTTTGCAATGGTTTGTTTTTAGCGCTCATCATTCTTTCTGTGATTGCAATAATTGTCGTGCTATTTGTCGTTAAGTATATGAAATCAagaaaattgaagaaaattgGCCCAGTGAAAGTGCAAAGAGATAAGTACATAGAAATGGAAAATGAGTCTGAGCTATAg